The genomic segment TTCTTCACACTTGTTCAAACATCTTACGAATAAACCTTGAACTCTCCTGCTTTGAGCTTGGCAAAGTATTCTTTCATCGTGCGCCGAACTTTGGGGGCCATGAGATACAAGCCAATCATGTTCGGCAGCGACATTGAAAAAATCATGAGATCGCTGAAGTCAATGATGTTTTGCGCCGTAATGATCGCCCCAAGAAAAACGAACACCAGAAACAGAACTTTGTAAATGATCGAGCTGCGCGGGCCAAAGAGATACGTCCACGAGCGCTCGCCGTAGTATGACCAGGAAATGCAAGTGGAATAGGCAAACAGAAAAACCGCAAGCGAGAGAATGTATGGAAACCAGGGTATTCTCTCTTGAAACGCCAGCGAGGTGAGCAAGCCGCCGTTACCCGCCGCGCGCGCTGCTTCGAATGCGCCGCCGGCGTTGTAGGCGCCTGTGATCACAATAACCAGCGCCGTCATGGTGCATACTACGACGGTATCAATAAACGGTTCGAGCAGGGCCACAAAACCTTCGCGAATGGGAATATCGGTTTTCGCCGCAGAGTGCGCGATGGGCGCCGAGCCGACGCCGGCTTCATTCGAAAACGTGGCGCGGCGGAACCCCTGCACCAGCACACCGATGATGCCGCCATAACCGGCCTCCGGCGTGAACGCGCCGGAGATAATCGTTGCAAAGGCCGCCGGGATTTCAGAGAAATGCATGAATAAGATCGCAAGCGCAGCCAAAACGTAAATGCCGCACATGAACGGCACGATTTTCTCCGCGGTTTGCGCGATGCGTTTGATGCCGCCAATGATAACAATGCCCACCATACCGACCATAAGAAGGCCATACGCCCAATTGTAATCCGCCAATGCCGGGATGGTATTGGTGATTCCGCCCAGGGATTGGCCGATCTGAAACATGTTGCCGCCGCCGAACGAACCGCCGATACAACAAATCGCGAAAAGCACGGACAAGGCTTTGCCGATAC from the Cytophagia bacterium CHB2 genome contains:
- a CDS encoding alanine:cation symporter family protein; this encodes MKFILLALAVVLPHLSFAQTTASEDTTISVAIDSMRAQIAADTAQTPVAPPPTGFTSSIDNAAGVVVRGLAAVLFYPIGPFPAIVLWLIIGAVFLTFYMGFVNLRGFKHAIELVRGKYTNPNEAGEVTHFQALSSALSATVGLGNIAGVAIAVSIGGPGATFWMIVAGFLGMSSKFAECTLGQMYRKIDEKGRVSGGAMHYLHDGFKERGMGGIGKALSVLFAICCIGGSFGGGNMFQIGQSLGGITNTIPALADYNWAYGLLMVGMVGIVIIGGIKRIAQTAEKIVPFMCGIYVLAALAILFMHFSEIPAAFATIISGAFTPEAGYGGIIGVLVQGFRRATFSNEAGVGSAPIAHSAAKTDIPIREGFVALLEPFIDTVVVCTMTALVIVITGAYNAGGAFEAARAAGNGGLLTSLAFQERIPWFPYILSLAVFLFAYSTCISWSYYGERSWTYLFGPRSSIIYKVLFLVFVFLGAIITAQNIIDFSDLMIFSMSLPNMIGLYLMAPKVRRTMKEYFAKLKAGEFKVYS